A genomic region of Candidatus Melainabacteria bacterium RIFOXYA2_FULL_32_9 contains the following coding sequences:
- a CDS encoding 7,8-didemethyl-8-hydroxy-5-deazariboflavin synthase subunit CofH, which yields MSEINKILTKATESAYRLTVNDAALLFDTTDKEEIESIKNAADIIRNNIAGDNVSYIVNLNVNFTNICEAVCLFCGFRRSENETESYTLDLTEFEEQLYNAVKNGILEVCFQGGLYSKLKIPGLKSKNILDMYAELLTWVKDRHPEIHIHAYSPEEIEFLSILSGKSLSYILEYFKDSGLDSMPGTAAEILVDEIRTKICPKKLNTKKWVEIIELAHKLNIPTTSTIMYGHIESNYHRAKHLEVLRNIQDKTGGFTEFIPLPFIANKTLLKDKISPLTANDRLKMLAISRLFFKESIQNIQASWVKQGMEEAAESLDWGVNDVGGTLGDERITLAAGGTFGRGVSKEELIDLIKSKNRLPVLRDTLYNYLKEQVAV from the coding sequence ATGAGTGAAATAAATAAAATACTAACTAAAGCAACTGAGAGTGCTTATAGATTAACTGTAAACGACGCAGCATTATTATTTGATACTACTGATAAAGAAGAGATAGAATCCATAAAAAATGCTGCAGATATAATTAGAAACAATATAGCTGGCGATAACGTCAGCTATATTGTCAATTTAAATGTAAATTTCACAAATATTTGTGAAGCAGTTTGCCTGTTTTGCGGCTTTAGACGTTCTGAAAATGAGACTGAAAGTTATACTTTAGATTTAACTGAATTTGAAGAACAGCTTTATAATGCCGTAAAAAATGGCATCTTAGAAGTCTGTTTTCAGGGAGGACTATATTCGAAGCTCAAAATACCAGGTTTAAAATCAAAAAACATTTTAGATATGTATGCTGAACTATTAACCTGGGTTAAAGACAGGCATCCAGAAATACATATTCACGCATATTCACCTGAGGAAATAGAGTTTCTATCAATATTAAGTGGAAAGTCTTTGAGTTATATCCTGGAGTATTTCAAAGATTCAGGTCTGGATTCAATGCCAGGTACAGCAGCAGAAATACTTGTTGATGAAATCCGCACAAAAATATGCCCCAAAAAATTAAATACAAAAAAATGGGTAGAGATTATTGAATTAGCCCATAAACTTAATATTCCAACTACATCAACAATAATGTATGGGCATATTGAGTCAAATTACCATAGAGCTAAACATTTAGAAGTTTTAAGAAATATTCAGGATAAAACAGGCGGATTTACAGAATTTATTCCGTTACCTTTTATTGCTAATAAAACATTGTTAAAAGATAAAATTAGTCCCCTAACTGCTAATGATAGGCTGAAAATGCTTGCTATATCAAGATTATTCTTTAAAGAATCTATACAAAATATCCAGGCTAGCTGGGTAAAGCAAGGAATGGAAGAAGCTGCTGAATCACTTGACTGGGGTGTAAATGATGTTGGAGGCACACTAGGTGATGAAAGAATTACCCTGGCGGCTGGTGGTACTTTTGGAAGAGGAGTATCAAAAGAGGAATTAATTGACTTAATAAAGTCGAAGAATAGATTACCTGTCCTAAGAGATACTTTATACAACTATCTTAAAGAGCAGGTAGCTGTATAA
- a CDS encoding phosphomethylpyrimidine synthase: MTQLISARNNELTPEMEAIALKEDIKTEDLIKKIAEGKIVILKNINHTNVIPIGVGEGLSIKVNANIGTSNQRSTTEEEIYKLRMTEKTGADTVMDLSTGKYIDETRREIIAQSRIPVGTVPIYQAGVEAINYEESILELTKDKIFEAVEKHCRDGVDFITVHCGVTKNVIKTLQEQGRVTGIVSRGGSMLASWITKHQKENPLYEYYDELLEIAKTYDVTISLGDGLRPGCGADAGDRAQVSETVVLGELVNRARKAGVQSMVEGPGHVPLNLIPGMIETIKTLTQGAPLYVLGPLVTDIAPGYDHITAAIGGTLAAVHGADFLCYVTPSEHLGLPDIEQVKQGIVATKIAAHAADVAKGRKNSIKQDLEMSIARKNLDWTKQAQYAIDKDVFENINDGSPCTMCGEYCSMKLVKQYL; the protein is encoded by the coding sequence ATGACTCAACTTATATCTGCAAGAAACAATGAGCTAACTCCAGAAATGGAAGCTATAGCCTTAAAAGAGGATATTAAAACAGAAGACTTAATTAAAAAAATTGCTGAAGGAAAGATAGTAATTTTAAAAAATATTAATCATACCAATGTAATTCCAATAGGAGTTGGGGAAGGATTATCGATTAAGGTAAATGCCAATATAGGTACTTCAAATCAAAGAAGCACTACCGAAGAAGAAATATATAAGTTAAGAATGACTGAAAAAACTGGTGCTGATACAGTAATGGATTTATCCACCGGAAAATATATTGATGAAACAAGAAGAGAAATAATTGCCCAATCAAGAATTCCTGTCGGGACTGTTCCTATATATCAGGCAGGTGTTGAAGCAATTAACTATGAAGAATCCATTCTCGAACTCACAAAAGACAAGATCTTTGAAGCAGTTGAAAAACATTGTAGAGATGGGGTCGATTTCATTACCGTTCACTGCGGAGTTACAAAAAATGTAATAAAGACCTTGCAAGAGCAAGGGCGAGTGACCGGTATTGTAAGTCGTGGTGGCTCAATGTTAGCTAGCTGGATAACAAAACATCAAAAAGAAAACCCATTATATGAATATTATGATGAATTACTAGAAATAGCTAAAACTTATGACGTAACCATTTCATTAGGTGACGGATTAAGACCTGGATGTGGGGCGGATGCTGGAGATAGAGCACAGGTTTCTGAAACAGTAGTTCTTGGTGAACTCGTTAATAGAGCAAGAAAAGCAGGTGTTCAGTCAATGGTAGAAGGCCCTGGACACGTCCCATTAAACTTGATTCCTGGAATGATTGAAACTATCAAAACATTAACTCAAGGTGCACCATTGTATGTTTTAGGCCCATTAGTAACAGATATAGCCCCAGGCTATGATCATATCACAGCAGCAATAGGAGGAACTCTTGCAGCAGTTCATGGAGCAGACTTCCTCTGCTACGTTACTCCAAGTGAACATTTAGGTCTTCCAGATATCGAACAAGTTAAGCAAGGTATTGTCGCAACAAAAATTGCAGCTCACGCTGCTGATGTAGCAAAAGGAAGAAAAAATTCTATTAAGCAAGACCTTGAAATGTCTATAGCCAGAAAAAATTTAGACTGGACCAAACAAGCACAATATGCAATAGATAAAGACGTATTTGAGAACATAAATGATGGTTCCCCATGCACAATGTGTGGAGAATATTGTAGTATGAAATTAGTTAAACAATATTTGTAA